Proteins co-encoded in one Apodemus sylvaticus chromosome 6, mApoSyl1.1, whole genome shotgun sequence genomic window:
- the Ppm1a gene encoding protein phosphatase 1A gives MGAFLDKPKMEKHNAQGQGNGLRYGLSSMQGWRVEMEDAHTAVIGLPSGLETWSFFAVYDGHAGSQVAKYCCEHLLDHITNNQDFKGSAGAPSVENVKNGIRTGFLEIDEHMRVMSEKKHGADRSGSTAVGVLISPQHTYFINCGDSRGLLCRNRKVHFFTQDHKPSNPLEKERIQNAGGSVMIQRVNGSLAVSRALGDFDYKCVHGKGPTEQLVSPEPEVHDIERSEEDDQFIILACDGIWDVMGNEELCDFVRSRLEVTDDLEKVCNEVVDTCLYKGSRDNMSVILICFPNAPKVSAEAVKKEAELDKYLESRVEEILKKQGEGVPDLVHVMRTLASENIPSLPPGGELASKRNVIEAVYNRLNPYKNDDTDSASTDDMW, from the exons ATGGGAGCATTTTTAGACAAGCCAAAGATGGAAAAGCATAATGCCCAGGGGCAGGGGAATGGGCTGCGATACGGCCTAAGCAGCATGCAAGGCTGGCGAGTTGAAATGGAGGATGCACATACGGCTGTGATTGGTTTGCCAAGCGGACTTGAGACATGGTCATTCTTTGCTGTATATGATGGGCATGCTGGTTCTCAGGTTGCCAAATACTGCTGTGAGCACTTGTTAGATCACATCACCAATAACCAGGATTTTAAAGGGTCTGCAGGAGCACCTTCTGTGGAAAACGTAAAGAACGGAATCAGAACAGGTTTCCTGGAGATCGATGAACACATGAGAGTTATGTCAGAGAAGAAACATGGTGCAGACAGAAGTGGGTCAACAGCTGTGGGTGTCTTAATTTCTCCGCAACATACTTATTTCATTAACTGTGGAGACTCGAGAGGTTTACTTTGTAGGAATAGAAAAGTTCACTTCTTCACACAAGACCATAAACCAAGTAATCCGCTGGAAAAAGAACGAATTCAGAATGCAGGGGGCTCGGTGATGATTCAGCGTGTCAATGGCTCTCTGGCTGTATCGAGGGCCCTTGGGGATTTTGATTACAAATGTGTCCATGGAAAAGGTCCCACAGAGCAGCTTGTCTCACCAGAGCCCGAAGTCCATGACATTGAAAGGTCTGAAGAGGATGACCAGTTCATCATTCTTGCATGTGATGGGATCTGGGATGTCATGGGAAACGAAGAGCTCTGTGACTTTGTGAGATCCAGACTTGAAGTCACTGATGACCTTGAGAAAGTTTGCAATGAAGTAGTCGACACCTGTTTGTATAAG GGAAGTCGAGACAACATGAGTGTGATTTTGATCTGTTTTCCCAATGCACCTAAAGTCTCAGCAGAAGCGGTGAAGAAGGAGGCAGAGCTGGACAAGTACCTGGAGAGCAGAGTAGAAG AAATCCtaaagaagcagggggaaggcGTTCCTGACTTAGTCCACGTGATGCGCACGCTAGCCAGTGAGAACATCCCCAGCCTACCTCCCGGGGGCGAGCTGGCAAGCAA GCGGAATGTAATTGAAGCCGTTTACAATAGACTGAACCCTTACAAAAATGACGACACT GATTCTGCATCGACTGATGATATGTGGTAA